From one Halosimplex rubrum genomic stretch:
- a CDS encoding RNA-guided endonuclease InsQ/TnpB family protein: MLETTRTYVAKITNHRQVRDDLDQCGHSASKLWNVGRYYIQERWDEDGEIPDEAELKSELKDHERYSDLHSQSSQRVLEELAEAFTGWYNSDDGNNPPGYRKRGDRHPRSTVTWKQKGIKHDAKHNKLRLSKGWNLKDGRSDFILAEYETRPDVQVENIQQVRAVWNGDEWELHLVCKKEIPVEDVPGDKTAGIDLGISNYLAIDYEDGPSELYPGNVLKEDKHYFTREEYQTEGESGPSKRASKARRKLSRRKDHFLHTLSKHIVQQCVEEGIAEIAVGDLSDIREDENGESRSWGASGNKKLHGWEFDRFTRLLEYKAEEHGILVDRVDEENTSKTCSCCGQIREANRVERGLYVCESCETTMNADVNGAVNIRRKITQSPPTGDMSNGWLAQPGVFLFNRESGRFTPREQGDCKP, from the coding sequence ATGCTGGAGACAACCCGCACCTACGTCGCCAAAATCACGAACCACAGGCAGGTTCGTGACGACCTCGACCAGTGCGGGCACTCCGCATCTAAGCTGTGGAACGTCGGACGCTACTACATCCAAGAACGGTGGGATGAGGACGGTGAGATACCCGACGAAGCCGAACTGAAATCGGAGTTGAAAGACCACGAACGCTACAGTGACCTGCATTCTCAGTCAAGTCAGCGAGTTCTCGAAGAACTTGCTGAAGCGTTCACCGGCTGGTACAACTCCGACGACGGCAACAACCCACCGGGCTACCGGAAACGTGGTGACCGACACCCACGCTCCACCGTGACGTGGAAACAGAAAGGCATTAAACACGACGCCAAGCACAACAAACTCCGCCTCTCGAAAGGTTGGAATCTGAAAGACGGACGGTCGGACTTCATCCTCGCAGAGTACGAAACCCGTCCTGACGTACAGGTGGAGAACATTCAACAGGTACGAGCCGTCTGGAACGGCGACGAGTGGGAACTCCACCTCGTCTGTAAGAAAGAAATCCCCGTTGAGGACGTACCCGGCGACAAGACGGCGGGTATCGACCTCGGCATTAGCAACTATCTCGCCATCGACTACGAAGATGGCCCTTCGGAGTTGTATCCTGGGAATGTGCTGAAAGAGGACAAGCACTACTTCACCCGCGAGGAGTACCAGACCGAAGGCGAGAGCGGGCCATCGAAGCGGGCGTCGAAGGCTCGGCGGAAACTGTCCCGACGCAAAGATCACTTCCTCCACACCCTCAGCAAGCACATCGTCCAACAGTGCGTCGAAGAGGGTATAGCGGAGATAGCGGTTGGCGACCTCAGCGACATCCGCGAGGATGAGAACGGCGAGTCGCGGAGCTGGGGTGCGTCGGGGAACAAGAAACTCCACGGCTGGGAGTTCGACCGATTCACCCGTCTCCTCGAATACAAGGCCGAGGAACACGGCATCCTCGTTGACCGCGTAGACGAGGAGAACACGTCGAAGACGTGTTCGTGTTGTGGGCAGATTCGAGAGGCGAACCGCGTGGAGCGTGGTCTGTACGTCTGCGAGTCTTGTGAAACGACGATGAACGCGGACGTGAATGGTGCAGTAAATATCCGGAGAAAGATAACTCAGAGTCCCCCAACAGGGGATATGAGTAACGGCTGGTTGGCACAGCCCGGAGTTTTCCTGTTCAACCGCGAGAGCGGACGGTTCACACCGAGAGAACAGGGAGACTGCAAACCCTAA
- a CDS encoding DUF6789 family protein — protein sequence MSTATEATTEEPYANDSWQAGVVGGILGALVMGALVVAMNEPTIAVAIPSLYALAPPPNAAAGLFVHASHGAVLGVVFAAIVGALDLDSVGEQVGAGVAWGVVTWAVLAALVMPLWLDAVGSPASPPFPNFAAPSLLWHAVYGLVLGGVYAATADRL from the coding sequence ATGTCGACAGCCACCGAGGCTACGACGGAGGAACCGTACGCCAACGACTCCTGGCAGGCCGGCGTCGTCGGTGGAATACTCGGCGCGCTCGTGATGGGCGCCCTGGTCGTTGCGATGAACGAACCCACGATCGCGGTGGCGATCCCCTCGCTGTACGCGCTGGCGCCGCCGCCCAACGCCGCCGCGGGGCTGTTCGTCCACGCCTCCCACGGTGCCGTGCTGGGCGTGGTCTTCGCCGCCATCGTCGGCGCGCTCGACCTCGATTCGGTCGGCGAGCAGGTCGGCGCGGGCGTCGCCTGGGGGGTCGTCACGTGGGCGGTCCTCGCGGCGCTCGTGATGCCGCTGTGGCTCGACGCGGTGGGGTCGCCGGCGTCGCCGCCGTTCCCGAACTTCGCTGCCCCCTCGTTGCTGTGGCACGCCGTCTACGGGCTGGTGCTCGGCGGCGTCTACGCCGCGACGGCTGACCGGCTGTAG